In the Anaerobaca lacustris genome, TATTGGTGCACGGATCAGTACATCGTCCAGCGTGTGCTCGGCGCGCAGAACGAGACCGATGCCCGCCGGGGCTCGATCTGCTCGGCGGCCCTGAAGCTCCTGCCGGTCTTTATCTTCATCATCCCCGGCATGATCGCCTTCGCCCTGGCCAAAAGCGGACAGAACGCCGCCTTGCAGGCATCATTCTTCGATGAGAGCGGCCAGCTCATTCGCGACAATGCCCAACAAGCCTTCCCCATGCTCGTCGCCCAGGTCCTGCCGATCGGCGTGCGCGGGATTGTCGTGGCCGGTCTGCTGGCGGCGCTGATGAGTTCGCTGGCCGGGGCATTCAATGCCTCGGCGGCGCTGTTCACCATCGACTTCTATTCGAAGCTGCGCCCGATGGCGCCGGAGAAGCAAGTCGTGTGGGTGGGCAGGCTCGCCACCGGCGTCATGGTGCTCATCGGCCTGGCCTGGATTCCCGTGATCCGAGGCGGCAAGGGGCTGTACGACTATTTGCAGGGTGTCCAATCGTACCTGGCCCCGCCGATCTTCGTGGTCTTCTTCCTGGGCGTCTTCAGCCGACGGCTTAACGCCAAGGGCTGCCTGTGGGCGCTGATCATCGGTTTCGCCCTGGGTCTGTTCCGGCTGGCAGTCGATACCCCGGTCAAGCTGATCGACGATTTTGCCTACACAGAAGGCTCGTTTTTCTGGATCGTCAATAACACCTACTTCCAGTACTACAGCCTTCTGATCTTCCTGGTCTGCATCGCGGTCATGGTCGTGGTCAGCCATCTGACGCAAGAGCCGGCCTACAGCAAGATCAGCGGCCTGACGTACGGGACCCTGACCGATGAAGACCGCAAAGCGTCGCGGGCGTCCTGGAACAAATGGGATGTGGTTGCTTCGGCCGGCGTCCTTCTGGCGATCCTTGTGGCGTATCTGTATTTCACGGGTTGAAAACGTTTCATTTGAGGGGTGAACGATGGCCTATGCGGTAGGTTTGGACTACGGCACGAACTCCGTGCGCTGCCTGATCGTCGATACGTCGAACGGTCGTGAGCTGGGGACATACGTGTATGAATACGAGACGGGCGAAGCGGGCATTCTTCTCGATGCCGCCGATCACAACGTCGCCCGACAGAATCCCGCCGACTATCTGAAAGGTGTAGAGGTCACCGTGGCCGGGGCGATCGCCGAGGCCCGCAGATCAGACCCGAAGTTCGATCCGAAGAACATCATCGGCATCGGCGTGGACACGACCGGCTCGACGCCTCTGCCCGTCGACAAGAGTGGGACGCCGCTGGCGATGCTCGACGCGTTCAAGGACAACCTCAACGCCCACGCATGGCTCTGGAAGGACCACACCGGCTATGCCGAGGCCGCCGAGATCACCGAGCTGGCCGGGAAGGAGCATCCCGAGTATCTGGCCAAGTGCGGCGGGACCTATTCCTCGGAGTGGTTCTTCAGCAAGATCCTCCACTGCCTGCGGGTGGCGCCCGATGTCTTCGATGCGGCGTACACGTGGGTCGAGCACGCCGACTGGCTGCCGGCCGTGCTGACGGGCACCGATGCGCCGGAGAAGATCCGACGGTGTCGTTGTGCCGCCGGACACAAGGCCATGTTCTGCGACGAGTGGGGCGGCTATCCCGATGAAGCGTTCCTCGCCAAGCTCGACCCAAAGCTGGGCCGGCTCCGTCGGACCCTCGGCGACAAGACCTACGCGGTCGATCAGGTCGCCGGCAAGCTCACCGATGCGTGGGCGAGCAAGCTCGGCTTGACCGCTGGCATTCCGGTGGCGATGGGCGCCTTCGACGCCCACCTGGGCGGCGTCGGCTCCGGCATCAAGGCCGGCGTGCTCGTCAAGATCATCGGGACCAGCACGTGCGACATGGTCGTCGCTCCGTCGAGCGCGAATCTGCCCGACATCCCGGGCATCTGCGGCATCGTGGACGGCTCGATCCTGCCGGGCTTTTACGGCCTCGAAGCAGGCCAGTCGGCCGTCGGGGACATCTTCAACTGGTTCGTCAACTCCATCCAGCCCGGCGGTAAAGAGGCCGGCTCGCACCAGTCGCTGACGGAGAAGGCCGCCAGGCTCAAGCCGGGCCAGTCCGGATTGCTGGCCCTCGACTGGAACAACGGCAACCGGACGATCCTGGTCGATCAGCGCCTGACCGGGCTGCTCCTGGGCCAGACCCTTCACACCCGGCCCGAGGAGATCTACCGGGCCCTGGTCGAGGCGACCGCGTTCGGCGCGCTGACCATCATCAACCGGTTCGAGGAGTACGGCGTCGAGATCTCCGAGGTGGTCAACTGCGGCGGGATCTCCGAGAAGAACGCCATGCTCATGCAGATCTATGCCGACGTCACCGGCCGCGAGATGAAGATTTCCCGCTCGGCGCAGACCTGCGCGCTGGGGTCGGCCATCGCGGCGGCTGTTGTAGGCGGTGCGTATCCCGGCTTCGCCGAGGCCCAGGCGGCCATGTGCGGCATCAAGGAAACCACCTTCAAACCCATCCCGGCAAACCACGAGGTCTATCGTCGGCTCTACGGGCTCTACCGGCAGCTCCACGATGGGTTCGGCCTGAAAGGCCAGCCGCTGGCGATGGGCAATGTGATGAAGGAGTTGCTGGAAATCAAAGAGAAGGCCAACACATAGCGATGCACGAGAAGCTCAAACAGCGCGTCTGCGAAGCCAACCTCGATCTTCAACGGTATGGCCTCGTCGTGTTTACCTGGGGCAACGTCAGCGGGATCGACCGCGACGCCGGCATCGTGGCCATCAAGCCCAGCGGCGTCAGCTACGACGAGCTGGTGCCCGAGCAGATCGTCCTGCTCGACTTGCACGGCAATGTCGTCGAAGGGGAGTTGCGTCCCTCGTCCGACACGCCGACCCATCTCGAGCTGTATCGAAGTTTCGCGGGCATCGGAGGCATCTGTCACACGCACTCGCCCCATGCGACGATGTGGGCCCAGGCCCAGCGGGACATCCCGTGCCTGGGGACGACGCACGCCGACCATTTCTACGGCGCCGTGCCAGTGACCGAGACGATGACGGCCGCCGAGATCGGGCAGGACTACGAGGCCAACACCGGCGTCGTGATCGTCCGGCGTTTCCAGGGGATCGACCCCATGCAGATGCCTGCCGTCCTCGTGGCCAATCACGGTCCATTCACCTGGGGCAAGAGTCCTGACGAATCCGTCAAGAACGCCGTGGTCCTCGAGGAGGTGGCGAAAATGGCCGCCGGGACGCTTGCGATCCATCCGGAACAGCCGCCTGTTTCTCAGGCCCTTCTCGACAAGCACTACCTGCGAAAGCACGGCAAGAACGCCTATTACGGGCAAGCCTAAAGGAGAACCGAAATGGCCAAGGTCACGTTCGGAGTCATCGTCGGCAACCGAGGTTTCTTTCCCGATGCGCTGGCGAAGGAGGGACGCAGGGACATCATGGCGGTCCTCAAGAAGAACGGCTACGACGGCGTCGCACTGCCGATGACCGAGACGAAGTTCGGCGCGGTCGAGACCTTCGAAGACGCCAAGAAGTGCGCGGCCCTGTTCGCCTCCAAGGCCGACAAGATCGACGGGATCGTGGTGACGCTGCCCAACTTCGGGGATGAGAGAGGCGTCGCCGAGGCCGTCAAACGCAGCGGCCTGAACGTGCCGATCCTGATCCAGGCGGAGGAGGACGCCGTCGCCCGGATGGCGATGGGCGGCCGCCGTGACTCGTTCTGCGGCAAGATCAGCGTGTGCAACAATCTCCGGCAGGCCGGCATTCCGTTCACGCTGACGACTTCGCACACCGTGAAGGTTGTCTCGGAGGCATTCAAGAACGATCTGGACCGGTTCGCCGCGGTCTGTCGTGTGGTCAAGGGCCTCAAGAACGTGCGCTTCGGCGCCATCGGCAGCCGGCCGGCGGCGTTCAACACGGTTCGCTACAGCGAGAAGATCCTGGAATTGGCGGGCATTGCGATCGAGCCGGTCGATCTGTACGAAGTCCTCGCCAAGGTCGATCGACTGGCCGACAAGGCCCCGGCGGTCAGGGCGAAGCTCAACGCCATCCGCAAGTATACCAACGTCGAGGCCATTCCCCCTGAGAGTCTGCTGAAGATGGCCAAGTTCGGCGCCGTGATCGATGCCTGGGTCAAAGAGAACGAACTGGCGGGCACGGCCATCCAATGCTGGACGGCCCTGGAGCAGTACTTCGGGATCGTGCCCTGCGCGCTGATGAGCATGATGAGCGAATCGATGCTGCCCAGCGCCTGCGAGGTGGACATCACCGGCCTGCTGGCGATGTACGTTCTCCAGTTGGCCTCCGGGTCGCCCAGTGCGCTGCTCGACTGGAACAACAACTTCGAGGGCGATCCGAACAAGTGCGTGCTGTTCCATTGCAGCAACCTGCCCAAGTCGTTTTTCCAGGCCGACAAGATGGATTTCCAGGAGATCATCGCCGGCTCGGTGGGCAAGGACAACACGTATGGCACCATCGTCGGACGGATCAAGCCATCGCCGGCCACCTTCTGCCGCGCCAGCACCGACGACACCGAAGGCCTGCTTCGCGTCTACGTCGGGCAGGGCACGTTCACGAATGACAAGCTCGACACATTTGGCGGCTACGGCGTCATGAAGATCGACAACCTGCAGATGCTGCTGAACTACATCTGCCAGATGGGTTTCGAGCACCACGTGGCGGTCAACCTGTGCGCCCGCGCCGAGGCCGTCGCCGAGGCCCTGGGCAACTACCTGGGCTGGGATGTCTACCGGCACGTTTGATCTCCGTTCGATGCGGCGGAGCGCGGCGCGCGAGTCTCGCGCCCGGTGAGTTCCACCAGGAGGCACACGAACTTGGATGTCCTGAATCGGATGAACACCGAGCGAACCAGTGTACCAAGGCCAGTGAAACCGGGGGCCGGCGTCGCGCCGTCGGTTCTCCTGTTCATCGAGACCTCTCGCGAGTTCGGGCGCGGTCTGCTCTATGGGATCGCGCGGTACTCGCGACTGCACGGGCCGTGGCGCGTCTATCAGCGATCGGCGGGATTGGATTCCTCTCTGCCGGAATGGAGAGATCTGAAAATCGACGGCGCCATCATGCGCGACGTGCGGATTGCCGAGAACCTGTCCGGATGGAAGTTCCCCGTTATCTTCGCCCAGCACAACCGGGAGAGCTACACTCCCTTCCCGGCGATCATTACCGACAGTGCCGCCATCGGGGCCATGGCGGCCGAGCATTTTCTCGATCGCGGCTTCCAGAACTACGCCTATTGCGGGCTCGACGAATTCGTCTGGTCCCGCCTGCGCGCCCGCCATTTCTGCGAGCGCCTCAAGCAGGCGGGGTTTCACACGAACGTCTATCGCCAGCCCAGGGCCCGCGCCAAACGCGCCTGGAAGAGCGAACAGAACCTGATCGCCGAATGGATGATGTCGCTGCCCAAGCCGGTGGCGCTGATGTGCTGCAACGATGACCGGGCCTTGCAGGTGATCGAGGCGTGCAAGCTGGCCGATCTCTATGTGCCCGATCAGGTGGCCGTGCTGGGTGTGGACAACGACATCCTCATCTGCGACCTGGCCGATCCGCCGATATCGAGTATCGCGCTGGATACCGAGACGGCCGGACATGAGGCGGCCCGATTGCTCGACAGTCTCATGAAGGGCGAGCCGATGGCGGGCCAGCAGATCCCGGTGCGCCCGACGCACATCGTCACGCGGATGTCCACGGACATGCTGGCCGTGACGGATGCGGACGTGGCGGCCGCCGTGCGTTTCATCCGCCGGAATCCCAATCGCATGATCCAGGTCGACGACGTCGTCGAAGCCACCAACGTCTCCCGACGCGTTCTCGAAAAGCGGTTCAAAGCCGTGCTTCGACGCTCGGTCTACCAGGAGATCCGACGCGTCCGCGTCAACTACATCATCGGTCTTCTGGTGGGCACCGATATGAGCATCACGCAAATCGCCGTCAAGTCGGGCTTCGACGGCGTCGAGCACATCAGCCGCTACTTCCGCAAGGAGACGGGAACCAGCCTTCGAGAGTACCGCAAGAAACACGTGCCCCGCTAGACGGACGACGACGGGGCGGGTCCGGCCTCTTCCAGGGCCGCATCCAATACACCGGCGAGGTTGGGCCACTCAAACCGCCTGAGTCGGTTTCGCAGTCCTTCGGCGCGATCGGTCAGTGACTGGCCGTCGGCAAGGAACCTCGCCATCTCCGCCAGCCTCTTCGCCAGGGTCTCGGGGCCGCCGTCATAGAAAAACCGGCCGGCGTCCTCGCTTTGGCCCAGACCGAAGACCTCCGGATAGGCCAGACGCGTTGGGAGCAGCGGGACGGCACCGGCCAGCGCCGCCTCAACGGCGCAAAGACCGAAGAACTCGTGCCGCGCCGTCGAGACGAAGACGTCGGCTTCCGATAGAGCCACCTCATAGTCGGCTCGGCTCTCCTGGTAGCCCCATCGGTCGATGCAATCGGTGAAGTCCCGCCGGGCCTGCGCGAAGACCTCCGGCGTCTCGCGGAACTGCTCTCCGACGACGCTAATGCGGAACGCAACGCCCCGCCGTCGCAGGATGCCGAGTGCCCGAAAGAACTCTTCCGGGTTCTTGTCGTGCTCCCAGCGAGCGGCCCAGAGAATCCGCAGCGGCCCGGGCTGCCTGCCTCGCCGGGCGGGCATCGGCACGACGCCGGGGGGGTGGACGCTCGTCTTCGCCCGAATGCGTTCCGTGGCACCGGCGGGCTGATGGTCGGGCATTCGCTTCAGAAAAGCATCCAGGGCGGCGAGAAACTCGTCCCGATGAAAGGCCGAGTTGAACCACACCGCGTCGGCCGCCAGCGCGCTGGTCAGATTCGTCATGGCGAACTGGTAGTCGCGTTCGCATTCGACCCGCACAGGATAGGTCAGTTGGTTCTCGTGGAAGTAGACCACGCTTGGAAGTTCGCGTACATCGCGGCGAACCAGCCCGCGAAACTCGGCTAGGTTCAGCATGTCCGAGCAGAACAGCAGGTCCCACCGCGTCTTCTCGGAGAGATGCTCGTGGACCTCCTGCGCGAAGGTCACCGCCGCGTGCCGCATCCGCCATTTCCATTTGTACGGCGGCAGCGTCAGCACGGTCCAATCGTGTCGGCTCAACGCAGACCACCCGTCCAGAAAGGCCTTGTGGCTGCCGCCGTAGTAGGGTTCAAGTGCCAGGATACGCATATCAATCTTCCTCATGCCGCCGGGCGGGCAAGCTATGGAGTCCTCCAATCGCACTCGACCTCCGGCCGGCGCTGCTTGAGTCTACCGAGGCACGCCACGAACGCAAGCGGCGACTCGGCCGGTCCGCAATTCCGTTGCAGGACGATGGGGCAATTTGGTATAACCAAAAGAGGCTTTGATGGTCCTTTCTGCGCGTGTCGGCCGTCGTGAGGCGGGCCGGCATGGTACGGCGAGCGGGTCGCAGACAGGGTCCACGGCGCGGCATTCTCAGTCGCGCAGGCCGGAATGGAGAGTCGGGTGTGCGGTTCACGTCGCATTTCGGACGGTGTCTGCCCTGTGGCAGGGGAACGCCTGTGTTCTGGCCGGCGTCGGTGCGGACAGGGGCCTTCGTCATCTCATGTCGTTCAAACACCATCATGTGCGTGTTCCTGAAAGGAGGATTCTGATGCGTAAAGGGCTGGTGTACCTGATCCTGGTCGGCTTGACCCTGGGCGTTTCGAGCCGGGCGACAGCCGGCATCGTGGTGGCCGAGCAGTTGCTTGTCGATCTGCGGGCCGAAGATCTGCCGTACGGGACGGTGGCCCGAACGTGGGTCAATCATGGGACGCTGGGCGACTTCGAGCCTCAGGGCGTTCCGGTGGTCGAAGACGTTGCCGGACGCAAGACGGTGACGTTCGACGGTTCGAGCTACTTCGAGGGTCCCTTGTCGGTTCCCGGCATCGAAGGGGGCGGCACTCGCTCCATCGAAGTCTGGGTTTTCAACGGCCCCGATTTCGTGGGCGAGGAGACGATGGTCTCCTGGAGCCATCGCGGCGGACCGGGGGGAACGAACATCGCTTTCAACTATGGCAATCATGGGACCTGGGGCGCCGTGGGGCATTGGGATGCTCCCGACATGCCGTGGTCGGGCCAGCACTCGCCCGCTCCGGCGGCCAACAACTGGTGGTATCTCGTGTACACGTACGACGGCACCACCGTCCGCCTCTACGTCAACGCCGAGGAGAACACCACACGCAATGTGACACTCAACACGCACGGCCCGAACATCATCCGCGTGGCCGCGCAGGCGAACGATTCCGGGGCCGGTGTCCATGCGGCTGTCAATTTCACCGGGTCCATCGCGGAAGTGCGCATCCACGATGGTGTCCTGAGCCCGGCGGCGATTGCCAACAACTTCCGGTCCAAGCCAGGCGCCCCGACGGCGGCCGATCCTGTCCCTGCCGATGGACAGGTCGATGTACCCGGCGATGTGGTGCTGAGCTGGGCGGCGGGGGAGTTCGCTGCGGCGCATGATGTGTACTTTGGCACGGTGTTCGACGATGTCAATACAGCCGGGCGGGGCAATCCGACGGGGGTGCTGGTCAGTCAGGGGCAGGCGGCCACGACGTACGCGCCGCCCGCGCGTCTGGACTTCGGGCAGACCTACTACTGGCGGGTCGATGAGGTCAACGCCGCGCCGGACAACACGATCTTCAAAGGCGACGTCTGGAGTTTCACCGCCGAGCCGCTGGCGTATCCCGTCGCGAACGTCATCGCGACGAGCAACGCCGCTTCCGAGCCGGGAGCCGGGCCGATGAACGCCGTCGACGGCTCCGGACTCAATGCCGCCGACCAGCATTCGACTAACAATACGGACATGTGGCTCGGTGGCACCGGCGGGGCCGAGCCGGTGTGGATTCAGTTCGAGTTCGACAAGGTCTATCTGCTGCACGAGCTTCAGGTCTGGAACTACAACGTGATCTTCGAGATGATGCTCGGCTTCGGATTCAAGGATGTGACGATCGAGCATTCCGAAGACGGCGTCGACTGGACCGCGTTCGGCGACGTGCAATTCGCCCAGGCGACGGCCCGGAGCAACTACACGGCCAACACGACGGTCGATCTGAGCGGCGTGGCCGCCAGGTTCGTTCGTCTGACGGCCAACAGTGGATGGGGCATGACGGGCCAGTTCGGGCTCAGCGAAGTGCGGTTCCTCTTCGTTCCGGTCCAGGCCCGCGAGCCGCAGCCCGAAGCCGGCGCGGTCGATGTGAGCGTCGATGCGATCCTCGATTGGCGGTCCGGCCGGCAGGCGGCATCGCACGAGGTGTATCTGGACATCGATGAAGCGGCGGTGATTGACGGGACAGCCCTGGTGGCGACCGTCAGCCAGAGTCAGTACGATCCGGGGGCGCTCGATCTGGACGCGACGTACTACTGGCGGATCGACGAGGTCAACGAGGCCGAGGCGATCGCCTCGTGGGCCGGTGAGGTCTGGAGCTTCTCGACGCAGCCGTTCATCGTCATCGACGACTTCGAGAGCTACACCGACGACATCGAGGCCGGCACGACGATCTTCGACACGTGGCTCGACGGGTGGGTCAATGGGACCGGCTCGACGGTCGGGTATCTCAGCACCCCGTTCGCCGAACGCACGACCGTTCGCAGCGGCCGCCAGTCGATGCCGCTGTTCTACGAGGGCGATTCGCGAGCCGATTTGACAATCGACGGTGCCCAGGACTGGACGGCCGGCGGGGCGACAACGCTGGTGGTGTACTTCCGCGGCGCGATCGACAACGGAGCGGGCCAGTTCTATGCGACGGTCAACAGCACGAAGGTGACGTATCCGGGGGTGCTGACCAGCCCGGTATGGAAGCAGTGGAACATCGACCTGACGTCGCTGGGGACGAACCTGGCGAGCGTCACGTCGTTCAGTCTGGGCGTGGACGGCAGTGGCTCGGGCCTGTTGTTCGTCGATGACATCCGTCTGTATCGCGCGGCGCCGGAACCGGTCGCCCCGGCCGATCCGGGCACGGCGGGCCTGGTGGCCTCGTATGCGTTCGAGAACAACGTCCAGGACGGCTCGGGCAATGGCTACCACGGCACGGCGTTCAACGATCCGGCTTATCTGGCCTCGCGGCCGGGGCAGGGCCAGGCGATCCACTTCGACGGGTTTGCCGATTATGTCGAACTGCCCATCGGTCCGGTCATGGGCACGCTGAGCAGTGCGACGGTGGCGACGTGGGTGGACTTCTCCGGGACCAGCGGCGCCTGGCAGCGGATCTTCGACTTCGGCACCAGCAGCACGGCCGGGTACATGTTCCTGTGTCCTCGCACGGGCACGAGCGGCCCGATCCGGTTCGCCATCACGCCGGCCGGTGGGGCGGGCGAGTCGATCGTTGAGACGCCCCGTTCGGTTCCGACGGATGGCTGGCATCATGTGGCGGTGGTGATCGACAGCGCCACGATGACGGTCCAGGTCTATGTCGACGGCGAGGCGGCCGCCAGCGGTGCGACGGCGACCCTGCCGAGAGACCTGGGCGTCACGACGCAGAACTGGCTGGCGCGGTCGCAGTACACCGCCGACGCCTACTTCGGCGGCTCGCTGGACGATTTCGCGATCTACAGCCGGGCCCTGTCGCCCGGCGAAGTCCGCTACCTGGCCGGCGACCGGTAACGTCCCTGCTTGATACGATGGTTTCGCATGATCCGCCGGGCCTGTGCCATTCCAGCACGGGCCCGGTTGGCTTTGTTTGGACTACTCACTGCTGTTGAGGCCGATCTGCACGTTGCCTTCGGATTCGTTGGCGATTCGCTGGGTGCCTGTGAAGACGTTGCCGGTGATGACGGCGCGGCGGACGTCCTTGCCGAGCTGAATCTGCGGGCGGTCCTGCCGGAACTCGCAGCCGCGAACGAGGAGGGTGCCGCTTTGGGCCTGGATGGCCGGCCGCGTGCCGTCCTTGCCTCCCCACTGGGTGAAGGTGCAGTCGCCGAAGCCGACCGTGCCGGTCCCCGCGATCTTCGCGATCTGGTTGCACGGACCCCAGAAGGCGCAGTTGACGAAACGCACGCTTCCGGTGTTGCCTTTTCCGACTTCGATCATGGTGGGGTCCGGCCCGTGGAACGAAACGAACTCGCCGTTGGTGATCAGCAGGCCGTAGGGGGCGCACTGGTCCACGACGAGGGCCGTGTGACAGTCGTCGGCGCCGATGCCGAGGAAGTTGCCGTTGCAGACGCCGCTGTCGCTCTTGATGAATCGGTAGCCGACCTTGTAGCCGAAGCAGAAGGTGTTGTAGACGTACTGCCAGTCCGAGCGGCCGAAAATGAAGGCCTCGCCGTTGGCCATCTGCCATTGGAACAGCTTGGGCTTCATGCTCCACCACGGATTGAAGTGGACGTTCTCGATGCGCCCGATGTCATAGATGGCGTCGACGAGGATGCCGCGCCGGATGGGTTGACCATGCACGTCGCGGATCAGGTGGCGCTCGTTCCGCGTCGCGTCGATCCCGTTGAACGGGTTGAGCATCTCGACCGCCAGCACCGCCGGGTTCTTGCCCCGCATGGCAATGGCCCAGGGATACGGCGTCGGTTCGGCGTCCGTCTCCTGGTTGGGATAGTACAGGACGATGCCCTTGAGCGTGCTGTTGGTGTTGAGCGTGATGAAGGCGGGACCATCTTCCCGGCCCGCCCCCTCGGTGACGAGAAACGTCGTTCCGTCGTCGGTGGGCTTGGGCAGCCCGCGATCCCGGAGGCCGTTGTGGGCGGGAACGGATTGCCACAGACCCGCCAGCGTCACGGCATTGGGCACGTTCAGATGGCCGGCGAAGAAGTAGTTGCCGCGCGGCGCGTACACGGTCCCGCCGCCGGCCTGGCCGACGGCGTCGAGGGCCTTCTGAAACGCGGCGGTGTCGTCCGTCGTGCCGTCGCCCACGGCGCCGAACCGGCGGACGTCGACGGTGTCGGCCCTGGCCGACGACAGGGCGTCTTCGGCGCCGGCCGTCACACCGAGCGGGCACAGTCCTGCAAAGAGAACGAGGGTCAGAGATACGATGCTTGCGTTGCCGTTCGGCACGTGGCCCATTCCGGGTTCTCCTTTAGATCTGCGAGTAGTCAGCGGGCTTGAGGTACAGGTTGGTGATCCCGCAGAGGATCTCCTTGTCGGCGTATTCCGGTCTGGCCCGCAGGGCCTGCCAATCGGGGTCGCTGCCGAACCGCTTCCAGTTGGCCTGTCGCTCGTCCATGCTGTTGAAGACGAGCATGTAGGTCAGGTTCGGCATCTTCTCGCCCGCCAGGGTCTGGCCGAAGAAGACCGGGTTCAATCCCGTCTTGCGGAAGATGTCAATCTCGCCGATGTTGAACATCTCGATCTTCTTCAGGCCCGTCTTCTCGCTGGGGCTCTCGTAGATGCGCAACTGGAACACCCGGCCCGGCGCCTTGATCGGGGTCTCCAGGTGAGGCATGCCCTCGAAGGCGGCCATCAACTGGACCTCCATCCGCTTGTACGCCGGCGCACTGGCCGGAGCGTTCAGGAAGGCGGCGCCCGCTTGCAGGAATTCCTCGTCCTCTGAAAGGATCTGCGTGAGCGCCGCGAAGGAAGGCAGCGACCTGTGGCGGAGCAGCACATAGATCGGGCTGATCCCCTCCCACGGATAGAACACGCCGACCGGCTCGATGCCCGCCCGGTTCAGAGCGGGGATCGCGGCCTCCTTGGCGAAGGCGTCGAACCCGGCCTTCTGCGCCTCGGTCTCGATCTCGTACCGCCGCAGTTCGAAGTAGTCGGTCGCCCTCGCCGCTGCCTGGACGGTTCTCATGCTGGCCTGATTGGCTGCCTCTTGTGCCGCTCGAAAACGGGCCACGCGTTGGCGATAGGCCACCTCCGATTCGCCCGGGAGCTTTCGCGGAGTGTCCTGGCCGTAGGCGGTCGCCCCCGCCGTCAGCGCCGCCAGACCCGTTGCACACGATGTCCGCAGGAATTCTCGTCGTTCCATGATGTGTCTCCTCTCATTTCTCAAGGATATGTGATTGCCATGACATACACGCAAGTATACGATGGACGGCCGGATACCACAAGTTGCATGCGCGCCGGGAATTGTGTTATCCTCTGAAACATCGAAAACCGATGGCATCCATCGTAAACGAACCACGTGTCGCGCGTTTGAGGGGAGACGTCATGGACGATGAACAGCAGGGTTCGAGCGGCCGGGGCCGCGTTCTTTCCATCGATGCCCTTCGCGGCTTCGATATGTTCTGGATCATCGGGGGCGGCACGCTCTTTCAGGGTCTTGTGAAGGTCTGGCCGCACCCCGTCACCGAGACGATCCATCAACAACTGGAGCACGTCGTGTGGGAGGGGTTCCGCTTCGAGGACCTGATCTTTCCCCTCTTCATCTTCCTGATGGGGGCGGTGATGCCGTTCTCGCTCTCACGCCGAATGGAGCGCGGTCAGAGTTCCCTGGTGCTGCACCTCCACGTCGTCAAGCGGGCCGTGGTGCTGATTCTCCTTGGCATGATCCTGAACGGGCTGCTCCAGTTCAACTGGTCCACGATGCGCTGGCCCGGCGTCCTGCAGCGGATCGGCCTGTGCTATTTCTTCGCCGCGCTGATCGTGATGCACACGCGCTGGCGGGCCCAGGCCATTGTCGTCGCCGTGGTCCTGCTGGCGTACTGGGCGGTGACGATGCTGGTTGCGGCTCCCGGCTACAGCGCGGGGGACCTTACGATGCAGGGCTGTCTGTCTTCGTACATCGATCAGCGGCTGATTCCGGGCGAGCTGTACTACGGCTACGGCGACAACGAGGGCATCCTCTCGACGTTTCCCGCCATCTGCACGGCCCTGCTCGGCGCGCTGGCGGGACAGTGGCTGCGCTCGGACCGCTCGGGCTCGCGTAAGGCGGCCGGTCTGGTCCTGGCCGGCGTGGTGTCGCTGGCGGTCGGCTATCT is a window encoding:
- a CDS encoding LamG-like jellyroll fold domain-containing protein, which produces MRKGLVYLILVGLTLGVSSRATAGIVVAEQLLVDLRAEDLPYGTVARTWVNHGTLGDFEPQGVPVVEDVAGRKTVTFDGSSYFEGPLSVPGIEGGGTRSIEVWVFNGPDFVGEETMVSWSHRGGPGGTNIAFNYGNHGTWGAVGHWDAPDMPWSGQHSPAPAANNWWYLVYTYDGTTVRLYVNAEENTTRNVTLNTHGPNIIRVAAQANDSGAGVHAAVNFTGSIAEVRIHDGVLSPAAIANNFRSKPGAPTAADPVPADGQVDVPGDVVLSWAAGEFAAAHDVYFGTVFDDVNTAGRGNPTGVLVSQGQAATTYAPPARLDFGQTYYWRVDEVNAAPDNTIFKGDVWSFTAEPLAYPVANVIATSNAASEPGAGPMNAVDGSGLNAADQHSTNNTDMWLGGTGGAEPVWIQFEFDKVYLLHELQVWNYNVIFEMMLGFGFKDVTIEHSEDGVDWTAFGDVQFAQATARSNYTANTTVDLSGVAARFVRLTANSGWGMTGQFGLSEVRFLFVPVQAREPQPEAGAVDVSVDAILDWRSGRQAASHEVYLDIDEAAVIDGTALVATVSQSQYDPGALDLDATYYWRIDEVNEAEAIASWAGEVWSFSTQPFIVIDDFESYTDDIEAGTTIFDTWLDGWVNGTGSTVGYLSTPFAERTTVRSGRQSMPLFYEGDSRADLTIDGAQDWTAGGATTLVVYFRGAIDNGAGQFYATVNSTKVTYPGVLTSPVWKQWNIDLTSLGTNLASVTSFSLGVDGSGSGLLFVDDIRLYRAAPEPVAPADPGTAGLVASYAFENNVQDGSGNGYHGTAFNDPAYLASRPGQGQAIHFDGFADYVELPIGPVMGTLSSATVATWVDFSGTSGAWQRIFDFGTSSTAGYMFLCPRTGTSGPIRFAITPAGGAGESIVETPRSVPTDGWHHVAVVIDSATMTVQVYVDGEAAASGATATLPRDLGVTTQNWLARSQYTADAYFGGSLDDFAIYSRALSPGEVRYLAGDR
- a CDS encoding tRNA-queuosine alpha-mannosyltransferase domain-containing protein is translated as MRILALEPYYGGSHKAFLDGWSALSRHDWTVLTLPPYKWKWRMRHAAVTFAQEVHEHLSEKTRWDLLFCSDMLNLAEFRGLVRRDVRELPSVVYFHENQLTYPVRVECERDYQFAMTNLTSALAADAVWFNSAFHRDEFLAALDAFLKRMPDHQPAGATERIRAKTSVHPPGVVPMPARRGRQPGPLRILWAARWEHDKNPEEFFRALGILRRRGVAFRISVVGEQFRETPEVFAQARRDFTDCIDRWGYQESRADYEVALSEADVFVSTARHEFFGLCAVEAALAGAVPLLPTRLAYPEVFGLGQSEDAGRFFYDGGPETLAKRLAEMARFLADGQSLTDRAEGLRNRLRRFEWPNLAGVLDAALEEAGPAPSSSV
- a CDS encoding XylR family transcriptional regulator, translating into MDVLNRMNTERTSVPRPVKPGAGVAPSVLLFIETSREFGRGLLYGIARYSRLHGPWRVYQRSAGLDSSLPEWRDLKIDGAIMRDVRIAENLSGWKFPVIFAQHNRESYTPFPAIITDSAAIGAMAAEHFLDRGFQNYAYCGLDEFVWSRLRARHFCERLKQAGFHTNVYRQPRARAKRAWKSEQNLIAEWMMSLPKPVALMCCNDDRALQVIEACKLADLYVPDQVAVLGVDNDILICDLADPPISSIALDTETAGHEAARLLDSLMKGEPMAGQQIPVRPTHIVTRMSTDMLAVTDADVAAAVRFIRRNPNRMIQVDDVVEATNVSRRVLEKRFKAVLRRSVYQEIRRVRVNYIIGLLVGTDMSITQIAVKSGFDGVEHISRYFRKETGTSLREYRKKHVPR